From Homalodisca vitripennis isolate AUS2020 chromosome 1, UT_GWSS_2.1, whole genome shotgun sequence, the proteins below share one genomic window:
- the LOC124365487 gene encoding uncharacterized protein LOC124365487 isoform X2, protein MCRGHLLAACIGLLLSWHYHGLSVATEPGFLDFDNLPETNFSCEGKVIGGYYADTETGCQMFHVCTIGQKGEITDIKFLCLNGTVFDQETRVCERLDEVDCSKSESFYDLNLELYGNQGAEFGIQPENEESQDAELCEEEDEEDCKTEKPLTPVKTFPTEQAHVQDEEVQDEEETTTQQPLTSSTTSRRPVVTSTSFPSTTAAPQVLQFPSSSPETIAALLALHNAFTQSLQQHNTNKDAKINPPKLTGFVESLNPSKSVQQAQTFEIKSPPSPPPPRLPTPFVPKPQSHFNVPHNPSKSQYQSPSKHQFPNQTPTSQYHSPSKTQFPNQPKPQFQNIPKPSPPVRPLSFPKPVQTTSESFGNSPFHHSFHISSQSSHFPDSSYQDQYSDHDSQPSIQPQTEAPKQYDFNDYEDDYYDEKPHSSTITPYLLHQIKVNQVQNANQAKVSSVSHGSFVREVSNPTSSKPFKVPSFRSVTTPGIAVITATSTTSSSSVKTSKPVQSAIQTQKETLTSAGFIDSILHPSNISHHIPDHPQSYDEYIESDVRHDPFYKDVPKIGRSKRSLGNEVFNRHSVTSLNHKTLIKLRDIVLKSVFKNNSETIIKTILQQYCSNQVNPSDSIVSFCSFINLSDYYKNTLFGNDWKIVIPKENNDYIYLVKTISNSNEIQNTTSNILLLVHLPDEFRLLRDSILKILDIEQSELLLTNDTDSNSLLDSSVHHRFKRIRRNKSEDRLDRKLKKYHKKIIVPTKFTSFRTKRQAVLTDGRLNLRENTQRETPQVIQHKEEPNRHGSNQRRVVVNRRRLAKVTLPLDDVEARPLPQERRRPQSIAEVDQRRESVQEKRQPLVLDDGHQSALPQERRPSSTLSGVDKTRALPQERRRPLQTPVRDSPVRSMNLKSSWDGVGSDSTVEPAQRAKERPTARQRGQGVKYHFSENRQQERIPQSRLGGSEVSEGGEVETATTYPFNLKPGTQFSCDDKIKGGYYADVEAECYGYFICSQGEINGPLLKSHFWCGPTTKFNQRSRTCQTEANVACSVSHRYFHLNKDILSLPDPDDDIKDAFEPSKVRT, encoded by the exons CCTGTATTGGACTACTCTTGAGTTGGCACTACCATGGTCTCTCTGTCGCCACAGAACCTGGG TTCCTGGACTTCGACAATCTGCCGGAGACTAACTTCTCTTGTGAGGGCAAGGTCATCGGCGGCTACTACGCGGACACAGAGACGGGCTGTCAGATGTTTCATGTCTGCACCATCGGTCAGAAAG GAGAGATCACGGACATCAAGTTTCTATGTCTCAATGGGACAGTGTTCGACCAGGAGACCAGGGTGTGCGAGAGGTTAGACGAGGTAGACTGTAGCAAGAGCGAAAGCTTCTACGACCTTAATCTCGAGCTGTACGGCAACCAGGGTGCTGAGTTCGG GATACAACCAGAGAATGAAGAGAGCCAAGACGCGGAACTCTGTGAGGAAGAGGACGAGGAAGATTGCAAGACGGAGAAGCCCCTTACTCCAGTAAAAACTTTCCCGACGGAGCAAGCGCACGTTCAGGATGAAGAGGTACAAGATGAAGAAGAGACCACCACTCAACAACCTCTCACATCCTCTACCACTTCTAGAAGACCTGTTGTCACCTCAACCAGTTTCCCGAGTACCACTGCAGCACCACAAGTTCTCCAGTTCCCTTCAAGTTCTCCAGAGACAATAGCTGCTCTGTTGGCTCTTCACAATGCGTTCACCCAGAGTCTTCAACAACACAACACAAATAAAGATGCCAAGATAAACCCTCCGAAATTGACTGGCTTTGTAGAATCACTAAATCCTTCAAAGTCTGTACAGCAGGCACAGACTTTTGAGATCAAAAGCCCTCCATCTCCTCCACCCCCTAGATTACCCACTCCGTTTGTTCCCAAGCCACAGTCCCATTTCAATGTTCCTCACAACCCCTCAAAATCACAGTATCAGAGTCCGTCAAAACACCAATTCCCGAATCAAACTCCTACATCTCAATACCATAGTCCATCTAAAACTCAATTCCCAAATCAACCGAAGccacaatttcaaaatataccaaAACCTTCCCCACCTGTACGACCATTGTCATTCCCAAAACCTGTTCAAACTACTTCAGAAAGCTTTGGAAATAGTCCTTTTCACCATTCTTTCCACATTAGTAGCCAATCTAGCCATTTCCCTGATTCCAGTTACCAAGACCAATACTCCGACCACGATTCCCAACCCTCTATTCAACCTCAGACTGAAGCTCCAAAACAGTATGATTTTAATGATTATGAGGATGATTATTATGATGAAAAACCACATTCCTCGACAATTACTCCTTACCTGCTTCACCAAATTAAAGTTAACCAAGTTCAGAATGCTAATCAAGCAAAAGTGTCCTCTGTCAGCCATGGAAGCTTTGTGAGAGAGGTTTCCAATCCTACTTCTTCCAAACCTTTCAAAGTCCCATCCTTTAGAAGTGTAACAACTCCAGGAATAGCAGTCATTACTGCTACAAGTACTACTTCCTCTTCCAGTGTCAAAACTAGCAAACCCGTCCAAAGTGCCATACAAACCCAGAAGGAGACTCTGACCTCAGCAGGGTTCATTGATTCTATTCTGCACCCTTCTAATATCTCTCATCATATACCTGATCATCCACAGTCTTATGATGAGTACATAGAGAGTGACGTGCGTCATGACCCATTTTATAAAGATGTGCCAAAAATTGGTAGGAGTAAAAGAAGTCTTGGAAACGAAGTGTTCAATAGACATTCTGTGACTTCCTTGAACCACAAGACTTTAATAAAACTCAGAGACatagtgttaaaaagtgtttttaaaaacaacagtGAAACCATAATAAAGACAATACTGCAACAATATTGCAGTAATCAAGTTAACCCTAGTGATAGTATAGTAAGTTTCTGTTCATTTATAAACCTtagtgattattataaaaatacgttATTTGGTAATGACTGGAAAATTGTGATTCCTAaagaaaataatgattatatttacttagtaaaaacaatatCGAATTCTAACGAAATTCAAAATACAACAAGCAATATTCTTTTACTTGTCCATCTTCCTGACGAATTTAGACTCCTCCGAGATAGTATTCTGAAGATTTTAGATATTGAACAATCAGAACTTCTACTGACGAATGATACAGATTCAAATAGCCTGTTAGATAGTTCAGTACACCATAGATTTAAGAGAATACGAAGAAACAAGTCTGAGGATCGCTTAgatagaaaacttaaaaaatatcacaaaaaaataatagtgcCAACAAAATTTACATCATTCAGAACTAAAAGGCAAGCGGTTCTAACTGATGGAAGACTAAATTTGAGGGAAAATACTCAAAGGGAAACTCCTCAAGTTATTCAACACAAAGAAGAACCCAACCGACATGGCAGTAATCAAAGAAGAGTTGTGGTTAATCGTCGAAGGCTAGCTAAAGTCACCTTACCTCTTGATGATGTTGAAGCTAGACCTTTGCCTCAAGAAAGGCGGCGGCCCCAAAGCATCGCTGAAGTAGATCAAAGAAGGGAATCAGTTCAGGAAAAACGCCAGCCACTAGTTCTTGATGATGGTCATCAAAGTGCTCTGCCTCAAGAAAGACGTCCATCGTCTACTCTAAGTGGAGTTGATAAGACAAGAGCTCTGCCTCAGGAAAGACGTCGGCCACTACAAACCCCAGTCCGTGATTCGCCGGTACGCTCTATGAACTTAAAATCCTCATGGGATGGAGTGGGATCAGACTCAACCGTTGAGCCTGCTCAAAGAGCGAAAGAGAGGCCAACAGCAAGACAGAGAGGGCAAGGAGTGAAATACCATTTTAGTGAAAACAGACAGCAAGAAAGAATTCCTCAGTCAAGACTAGGTGGTAGTGAAGTTTCGGAAGGTGGTGAAGTGGAAACAGCTACTACCTACCCATTCAACCTGAAGCCTGGGACACAGTTTTCCTGTGATGACAAAATCAAGGGAGGCTACTATGCCGATGTAGAGGCTGAGTGTTATGGATACTTTATATGTTCTCAAGGAGAGATCAATGGCCC GTTGCTGAAGAGTCATTTCTGGTGTGGACCCACGACCAAGTTCAACCAGCGCAGTCGGACTTGTCAAACGGAGGCCAACGTCGCGTGTTCCGTCTCTCACCGCTACTTTCATCTCAATAAAGACATCCTCTCTCTTCCAG ATCCTGATGATGACATAAAAGATGCCTTTGAGCCATCAAAGGTCCGGACATGA
- the LOC124365487 gene encoding uncharacterized protein LOC124365487 isoform X1 codes for MCRGHLLAACIGLLLSWHYHGLSVATEPGFLDFDNLPETNFSCEGKVIGGYYADTETGCQMFHVCTIGQKGPVAGEITDIKFLCLNGTVFDQETRVCERLDEVDCSKSESFYDLNLELYGNQGAEFGIQPENEESQDAELCEEEDEEDCKTEKPLTPVKTFPTEQAHVQDEEVQDEEETTTQQPLTSSTTSRRPVVTSTSFPSTTAAPQVLQFPSSSPETIAALLALHNAFTQSLQQHNTNKDAKINPPKLTGFVESLNPSKSVQQAQTFEIKSPPSPPPPRLPTPFVPKPQSHFNVPHNPSKSQYQSPSKHQFPNQTPTSQYHSPSKTQFPNQPKPQFQNIPKPSPPVRPLSFPKPVQTTSESFGNSPFHHSFHISSQSSHFPDSSYQDQYSDHDSQPSIQPQTEAPKQYDFNDYEDDYYDEKPHSSTITPYLLHQIKVNQVQNANQAKVSSVSHGSFVREVSNPTSSKPFKVPSFRSVTTPGIAVITATSTTSSSSVKTSKPVQSAIQTQKETLTSAGFIDSILHPSNISHHIPDHPQSYDEYIESDVRHDPFYKDVPKIGRSKRSLGNEVFNRHSVTSLNHKTLIKLRDIVLKSVFKNNSETIIKTILQQYCSNQVNPSDSIVSFCSFINLSDYYKNTLFGNDWKIVIPKENNDYIYLVKTISNSNEIQNTTSNILLLVHLPDEFRLLRDSILKILDIEQSELLLTNDTDSNSLLDSSVHHRFKRIRRNKSEDRLDRKLKKYHKKIIVPTKFTSFRTKRQAVLTDGRLNLRENTQRETPQVIQHKEEPNRHGSNQRRVVVNRRRLAKVTLPLDDVEARPLPQERRRPQSIAEVDQRRESVQEKRQPLVLDDGHQSALPQERRPSSTLSGVDKTRALPQERRRPLQTPVRDSPVRSMNLKSSWDGVGSDSTVEPAQRAKERPTARQRGQGVKYHFSENRQQERIPQSRLGGSEVSEGGEVETATTYPFNLKPGTQFSCDDKIKGGYYADVEAECYGYFICSQGEINGPLLKSHFWCGPTTKFNQRSRTCQTEANVACSVSHRYFHLNKDILSLPDPDDDIKDAFEPSKVRT; via the exons CCTGTATTGGACTACTCTTGAGTTGGCACTACCATGGTCTCTCTGTCGCCACAGAACCTGGG TTCCTGGACTTCGACAATCTGCCGGAGACTAACTTCTCTTGTGAGGGCAAGGTCATCGGCGGCTACTACGCGGACACAGAGACGGGCTGTCAGATGTTTCATGTCTGCACCATCGGTCAGAAAG GGCCTGTTGCAGGAGAGATCACGGACATCAAGTTTCTATGTCTCAATGGGACAGTGTTCGACCAGGAGACCAGGGTGTGCGAGAGGTTAGACGAGGTAGACTGTAGCAAGAGCGAAAGCTTCTACGACCTTAATCTCGAGCTGTACGGCAACCAGGGTGCTGAGTTCGG GATACAACCAGAGAATGAAGAGAGCCAAGACGCGGAACTCTGTGAGGAAGAGGACGAGGAAGATTGCAAGACGGAGAAGCCCCTTACTCCAGTAAAAACTTTCCCGACGGAGCAAGCGCACGTTCAGGATGAAGAGGTACAAGATGAAGAAGAGACCACCACTCAACAACCTCTCACATCCTCTACCACTTCTAGAAGACCTGTTGTCACCTCAACCAGTTTCCCGAGTACCACTGCAGCACCACAAGTTCTCCAGTTCCCTTCAAGTTCTCCAGAGACAATAGCTGCTCTGTTGGCTCTTCACAATGCGTTCACCCAGAGTCTTCAACAACACAACACAAATAAAGATGCCAAGATAAACCCTCCGAAATTGACTGGCTTTGTAGAATCACTAAATCCTTCAAAGTCTGTACAGCAGGCACAGACTTTTGAGATCAAAAGCCCTCCATCTCCTCCACCCCCTAGATTACCCACTCCGTTTGTTCCCAAGCCACAGTCCCATTTCAATGTTCCTCACAACCCCTCAAAATCACAGTATCAGAGTCCGTCAAAACACCAATTCCCGAATCAAACTCCTACATCTCAATACCATAGTCCATCTAAAACTCAATTCCCAAATCAACCGAAGccacaatttcaaaatataccaaAACCTTCCCCACCTGTACGACCATTGTCATTCCCAAAACCTGTTCAAACTACTTCAGAAAGCTTTGGAAATAGTCCTTTTCACCATTCTTTCCACATTAGTAGCCAATCTAGCCATTTCCCTGATTCCAGTTACCAAGACCAATACTCCGACCACGATTCCCAACCCTCTATTCAACCTCAGACTGAAGCTCCAAAACAGTATGATTTTAATGATTATGAGGATGATTATTATGATGAAAAACCACATTCCTCGACAATTACTCCTTACCTGCTTCACCAAATTAAAGTTAACCAAGTTCAGAATGCTAATCAAGCAAAAGTGTCCTCTGTCAGCCATGGAAGCTTTGTGAGAGAGGTTTCCAATCCTACTTCTTCCAAACCTTTCAAAGTCCCATCCTTTAGAAGTGTAACAACTCCAGGAATAGCAGTCATTACTGCTACAAGTACTACTTCCTCTTCCAGTGTCAAAACTAGCAAACCCGTCCAAAGTGCCATACAAACCCAGAAGGAGACTCTGACCTCAGCAGGGTTCATTGATTCTATTCTGCACCCTTCTAATATCTCTCATCATATACCTGATCATCCACAGTCTTATGATGAGTACATAGAGAGTGACGTGCGTCATGACCCATTTTATAAAGATGTGCCAAAAATTGGTAGGAGTAAAAGAAGTCTTGGAAACGAAGTGTTCAATAGACATTCTGTGACTTCCTTGAACCACAAGACTTTAATAAAACTCAGAGACatagtgttaaaaagtgtttttaaaaacaacagtGAAACCATAATAAAGACAATACTGCAACAATATTGCAGTAATCAAGTTAACCCTAGTGATAGTATAGTAAGTTTCTGTTCATTTATAAACCTtagtgattattataaaaatacgttATTTGGTAATGACTGGAAAATTGTGATTCCTAaagaaaataatgattatatttacttagtaaaaacaatatCGAATTCTAACGAAATTCAAAATACAACAAGCAATATTCTTTTACTTGTCCATCTTCCTGACGAATTTAGACTCCTCCGAGATAGTATTCTGAAGATTTTAGATATTGAACAATCAGAACTTCTACTGACGAATGATACAGATTCAAATAGCCTGTTAGATAGTTCAGTACACCATAGATTTAAGAGAATACGAAGAAACAAGTCTGAGGATCGCTTAgatagaaaacttaaaaaatatcacaaaaaaataatagtgcCAACAAAATTTACATCATTCAGAACTAAAAGGCAAGCGGTTCTAACTGATGGAAGACTAAATTTGAGGGAAAATACTCAAAGGGAAACTCCTCAAGTTATTCAACACAAAGAAGAACCCAACCGACATGGCAGTAATCAAAGAAGAGTTGTGGTTAATCGTCGAAGGCTAGCTAAAGTCACCTTACCTCTTGATGATGTTGAAGCTAGACCTTTGCCTCAAGAAAGGCGGCGGCCCCAAAGCATCGCTGAAGTAGATCAAAGAAGGGAATCAGTTCAGGAAAAACGCCAGCCACTAGTTCTTGATGATGGTCATCAAAGTGCTCTGCCTCAAGAAAGACGTCCATCGTCTACTCTAAGTGGAGTTGATAAGACAAGAGCTCTGCCTCAGGAAAGACGTCGGCCACTACAAACCCCAGTCCGTGATTCGCCGGTACGCTCTATGAACTTAAAATCCTCATGGGATGGAGTGGGATCAGACTCAACCGTTGAGCCTGCTCAAAGAGCGAAAGAGAGGCCAACAGCAAGACAGAGAGGGCAAGGAGTGAAATACCATTTTAGTGAAAACAGACAGCAAGAAAGAATTCCTCAGTCAAGACTAGGTGGTAGTGAAGTTTCGGAAGGTGGTGAAGTGGAAACAGCTACTACCTACCCATTCAACCTGAAGCCTGGGACACAGTTTTCCTGTGATGACAAAATCAAGGGAGGCTACTATGCCGATGTAGAGGCTGAGTGTTATGGATACTTTATATGTTCTCAAGGAGAGATCAATGGCCC GTTGCTGAAGAGTCATTTCTGGTGTGGACCCACGACCAAGTTCAACCAGCGCAGTCGGACTTGTCAAACGGAGGCCAACGTCGCGTGTTCCGTCTCTCACCGCTACTTTCATCTCAATAAAGACATCCTCTCTCTTCCAG ATCCTGATGATGACATAAAAGATGCCTTTGAGCCATCAAAGGTCCGGACATGA